Proteins from a genomic interval of Blastocatellia bacterium:
- a CDS encoding AAA family ATPase — MTTMATQQLDPERKHPDALRFGEKLSELIVGQDRAIRRMVGLYQIYLAGLNPPGRPIGTMLFLGPTGSGKTRVVEAAAEVLFGDANAVVKIDCGEFQHSHEIAKLIGSPPGYLGHRETTPLLTQENLDRCHTDQLKLTFVLFDEIEKASDALWQLLLGILDKATLTLGDNRRVDFSRCMIIMTSNLGTKEMSELISGGIGFAPQQGQEDSVLDQKIYRTALDAAKRKFSPEFMNRIDKVVVFRSLREEHLQRILEIELRQVQERILKSSAPKFVFSCTDAAKQLLLEEGTDYKYGARHLKRSIERFLVFPLSNLIATGQIEIGDLVIVDRDPHNNNLIFTKQVRGALVDDYAGQYPEHFKSAGQGLGAHRERSKTAISSTSTNKS; from the coding sequence ATGACGACGATGGCGACCCAGCAACTCGACCCTGAACGTAAGCACCCAGACGCTCTCCGATTTGGCGAGAAACTCTCAGAACTGATCGTCGGTCAAGACCGCGCTATTCGGCGCATGGTTGGTCTTTATCAAATCTATCTAGCCGGGTTGAATCCGCCGGGCCGCCCCATCGGAACGATGCTATTTCTCGGCCCAACCGGCTCCGGCAAAACGCGCGTCGTTGAGGCAGCAGCCGAAGTCTTGTTTGGTGACGCCAACGCGGTGGTCAAAATTGATTGTGGCGAATTCCAACACAGCCATGAAATTGCCAAACTCATCGGCTCGCCGCCTGGTTACTTAGGTCACCGAGAGACGACCCCGCTGCTGACACAGGAAAACCTCGACCGGTGTCATACCGATCAACTGAAGCTCACGTTTGTCCTGTTTGACGAAATTGAAAAAGCCTCTGATGCGTTGTGGCAGTTACTGTTGGGGATTTTGGATAAGGCGACGTTAACCTTGGGGGACAACCGGCGCGTTGATTTCTCGCGCTGCATGATCATCATGACTTCCAATCTCGGCACAAAGGAGATGAGCGAGTTGATCTCCGGCGGCATTGGATTTGCTCCCCAACAGGGGCAAGAGGATTCCGTGCTCGATCAGAAAATTTATCGCACAGCGTTGGACGCTGCTAAGCGCAAGTTCTCCCCGGAATTCATGAACCGGATTGATAAGGTCGTCGTGTTTCGTTCGCTCCGCGAGGAGCACTTGCAGCGCATTCTGGAGATTGAACTGCGACAGGTTCAGGAGCGGATTTTGAAGTCGAGCGCACCCAAATTTGTCTTCTCCTGCACCGACGCGGCCAAACAGTTGTTACTCGAAGAAGGCACTGACTACAAATACGGAGCTCGCCACCTGAAACGCTCGATTGAGCGGTTCCTCGTGTTCCCGCTTTCCAATCTGATTGCCACAGGACAAATCGAAATCGGCGACTTAGTCATCGTTGACCGCGATCCACACAATAACAATTTGATCTTTACCAAGCAGGTGCGCGGCGCATTGGTGGATGACTATGCAGGCCAGTACCCCGAACATTTCAAGTCAGCAGGCCAAGGCCTAGGCGCTCACCGCGAGCGGAGCAAAACGGCCATCTCCAGCACTAGCACGAATAAAAGTTAA
- a CDS encoding peptidylprolyl isomerase, with product MNTEHRRIIPIVGLYICCGLIGALVSQSVAGETIQRGKAKSKQKAAPTASSPPAASTAEPAVSENYENLQAVIVTDQGEIAIEFFPRDAPQHVAHFVQLARRGLYNGTTFHRILPQALIQGGDPLSRDPRTPRHKLGTGGLDQLKAEFNDRLFFRGTVGAVLRPNAPNSAGSQFFICVTDQLHLTREYTAFGRVVRGIEVVEAIAQTPVDANQIAKQRVEIKSVVIRPTLSVADMKRCRVIVQTDRGSFTIGLYPEAAPNHVRRFITLAGGGFYDGTTFHIIMPGYILQGGDPMTRHADRQYWGRGRSGDWLAPEFNQIPFERGTVGMMLMRGESEPTSADSQFFICLAPAPHLNGKFTAWGRVLEGMEVLDQIAALKTDAAHAPIEPVVLRRFQVVTDADAPPK from the coding sequence ATGAACACCGAGCATCGCCGTATCATTCCGATAGTCGGGTTGTACATCTGCTGTGGATTGATTGGAGCGTTGGTAAGTCAGAGCGTAGCTGGGGAGACGATCCAACGTGGCAAAGCGAAATCCAAGCAGAAGGCGGCGCCGACGGCCTCCTCGCCGCCGGCTGCATCCACGGCGGAACCGGCTGTGTCGGAGAACTATGAGAACCTTCAAGCTGTCATCGTCACCGACCAGGGTGAGATTGCCATTGAATTTTTTCCCCGGGATGCGCCTCAGCACGTCGCTCATTTTGTGCAGTTGGCCCGCCGGGGCTTGTATAACGGCACAACATTTCATCGCATACTCCCGCAAGCCCTCATTCAAGGCGGCGATCCGTTGAGCCGCGACCCGCGCACGCCACGTCACAAACTGGGGACAGGCGGCCTCGATCAACTGAAGGCCGAGTTCAATGACCGACTTTTCTTCCGCGGCACTGTCGGCGCTGTGTTGAGACCGAACGCTCCCAACAGCGCCGGATCACAGTTTTTCATCTGCGTCACCGATCAGTTGCACCTGACACGCGAATATACGGCGTTTGGTCGCGTCGTCCGCGGCATTGAAGTCGTCGAGGCGATTGCCCAGACCCCTGTTGACGCCAACCAGATCGCCAAGCAACGGGTTGAAATTAAGTCGGTCGTTATTCGCCCGACGCTTTCGGTCGCTGATATGAAACGCTGCCGCGTCATTGTACAGACAGATCGCGGCTCATTCACCATCGGGCTGTATCCGGAAGCTGCGCCCAATCATGTCAGGCGGTTTATTACGCTGGCCGGCGGCGGATTCTATGATGGCACGACGTTTCATATCATTATGCCGGGCTACATCCTGCAAGGAGGCGATCCGATGACGCGCCACGCAGATCGTCAGTATTGGGGGCGAGGTCGGTCCGGTGATTGGCTTGCGCCGGAGTTCAATCAGATTCCTTTCGAGCGCGGCACCGTTGGTATGATGCTTATGCGAGGGGAAAGCGAGCCTACCAGCGCCGATTCTCAATTTTTCATCTGCTTGGCGCCGGCTCCGCATCTGAACGGAAAGTTCACCGCATGGGGTCGCGTGCTGGAAGGCATGGAGGTGCTCGATCAGATTGCTGCCCTCAAGACCGACGCGGCGCACGCGCCGATTGAGCCGGTTGTATTGCGCCGATTTCAGGTCGTCACCGACGCGGACGCGCCACCTAAATAA
- the hisE gene encoding phosphoribosyl-ATP diphosphatase: MASYRGMVLQNLKFDERGLIPTIVQDRLHRQVLMFCYMNQEALALTLRTGIAHFWNPATQGVRQQPEIAGQRQRVVDVIADGDGDALIIQVESSTSAAPLHEEVTVPASWIKPDTPASDVSIVNMRSMEIGLMLSELFQLIEQRERERPANSYTAHLFQGGLDLILKKLNEHVTETLIAAKNNAQQKLSGHLADVLYHLLVLMVHRGLDLKSVLNTLRQRAGLTGQSLPQDMRSP, translated from the coding sequence ATGGCCTCGTATCGAGGTATGGTGTTACAGAATCTCAAATTCGACGAGCGCGGATTGATTCCGACAATTGTGCAAGACCGCTTACATCGTCAGGTCCTCATGTTCTGTTACATGAACCAGGAAGCGTTGGCGCTGACGTTGCGAACCGGCATCGCGCACTTTTGGAACCCGGCTACGCAGGGCGTGCGACAACAGCCGGAGATCGCCGGTCAGCGGCAACGGGTCGTTGATGTGATTGCCGATGGGGATGGCGACGCGCTCATTATTCAAGTGGAAAGTTCGACGTCGGCCGCGCCGCTGCATGAAGAAGTGACCGTTCCTGCCAGTTGGATCAAGCCAGACACGCCGGCCAGCGATGTGTCCATCGTCAATATGCGCTCGATGGAAATCGGACTCATGCTCAGCGAGTTGTTTCAACTGATTGAACAACGCGAGCGAGAGCGACCGGCTAATTCCTATACAGCGCACCTGTTTCAAGGCGGCCTCGACCTGATCTTAAAGAAGCTCAACGAACACGTCACCGAGACGCTGATCGCTGCCAAGAACAATGCCCAGCAAAAACTCAGTGGCCATCTGGCCGATGTGCTCTATCACCTCCTCGTGCTCATGGTCCATCGTGGACTTGATTTGAAAAGCGTGCTCAATACGTTAAGGCAGCGAGCAGGATTAACCGGTCAATCGCTGCCGCAAGATATGCGCAGCCCTTGA
- a CDS encoding molybdopterin molybdotransferase MoeA → MPLQTVNGRACRWAGASVKVLKMISVDEAQRMILDRVPVLPTEIVALSETTGRILRQDIYADMDMPPFDRARMDGYALRAADLAIVPARLRVLGQLAAGQQFDGQVGPGQAVRIMTGAPVPDGADAVQKVEATATDQQTVTIYESVKVGQFITPRGSEATRGQHLIAAGQRITPADIAVMATFGYAQVRVSQSLTVNVLSTGNELVEVNQTPSIAQIRNSNGYALRSYLDQLGARSSFLGIVPDDEELILQRIKAALPQCDVLILSGGVSMGDYDLVKHALRRLGADIVFDRVCIHPGKPTVFALLEHKPVFALPGNPVSVAVTFLNFVYPALNKMMGARDIFLPSFRAILEADAKHAPDRRSYLPGRLTSREGQLTVAPLRWGGSSDLIAFRHANALIIVPEGLSLIQAGQLCHTILIPHMSWASAAAKESQPIR, encoded by the coding sequence ATGCCCCTACAGACCGTCAATGGCCGCGCTTGCCGTTGGGCTGGGGCATCTGTTAAGGTGTTGAAGATGATTTCAGTGGACGAAGCTCAACGCATGATTCTTGATCGCGTCCCCGTGTTACCGACTGAGATCGTTGCGTTGTCGGAGACGACAGGTCGCATACTGCGGCAAGACATCTACGCCGACATGGACATGCCGCCATTTGATCGCGCGCGCATGGATGGTTATGCGCTGCGAGCTGCTGACCTCGCCATTGTGCCCGCTCGATTGCGTGTGCTTGGCCAACTAGCAGCAGGTCAGCAATTCGACGGTCAGGTGGGACCCGGTCAAGCCGTCCGTATTATGACCGGCGCGCCAGTGCCAGACGGCGCCGACGCCGTGCAGAAAGTTGAAGCAACGGCAACCGACCAACAGACGGTCACGATTTACGAATCAGTCAAGGTCGGCCAGTTCATCACACCTCGCGGCAGCGAAGCGACACGCGGCCAACACTTGATTGCCGCAGGCCAGCGCATTACTCCTGCCGACATCGCCGTGATGGCGACGTTTGGCTATGCCCAGGTGCGCGTTTCCCAATCGCTAACCGTCAACGTATTATCAACAGGCAACGAATTGGTTGAAGTCAACCAAACGCCTTCCATCGCCCAAATCCGCAACTCCAATGGCTATGCGTTGCGCAGCTACCTTGATCAACTTGGCGCGCGCAGTAGCTTCCTGGGCATCGTGCCCGATGATGAAGAACTGATCTTGCAGCGCATCAAGGCGGCGCTGCCACAATGTGACGTCTTGATCCTCTCCGGCGGCGTTTCGATGGGCGACTATGATCTGGTCAAACATGCGCTCCGACGGCTTGGCGCCGATATTGTGTTCGACCGCGTCTGCATTCATCCGGGTAAACCAACGGTCTTCGCCCTGCTGGAGCACAAGCCCGTTTTTGCGTTGCCGGGTAATCCTGTATCGGTAGCTGTGACGTTTCTTAACTTTGTCTACCCGGCGCTCAACAAGATGATGGGCGCCCGCGACATCTTCCTGCCAAGTTTCAGGGCAATCCTTGAAGCAGACGCCAAGCACGCGCCGGACCGACGCAGCTATTTGCCAGGTCGTTTGACCAGCCGAGAGGGGCAGCTCACGGTCGCACCGCTCAGATGGGGCGGCTCCTCGGACCTCATTGCCTTCCGACACGCCAACGCTTTGATCATCGTGCCTGAAGGCCTTTCGCTCATTCAAGCCGGCCAACTGTGTCACACCATCCTAATTCCTCACATGTCATGGGCGAGCGCCGCCGCCAAAGAGAGCCAACCAATCAGGTGA
- the moaC gene encoding cyclic pyranopterin monophosphate synthase MoaC, whose product MRQRRTDKQQLSHADEIGRIKMVNVGSKPITERTAVASGFVRMSADTLEAIRAHQTPKGDPLETARVAGIMAAKRTAELIPLCHPLMLTHIDVQLQLQQTGIAITAEASTSAQTGVEMEALTAVAVAALTLYDMCKAVDKNMVIGQIRLEKKTGGQSGEYLRAASLNEPEVEVG is encoded by the coding sequence ATGCGACAACGCAGGACAGATAAGCAACAACTCAGTCATGCCGACGAAATAGGCCGAATCAAGATGGTCAATGTTGGATCGAAGCCAATCACTGAGCGCACAGCGGTGGCCAGCGGCTTCGTGCGCATGAGCGCTGACACGCTGGAGGCAATCCGAGCGCACCAAACGCCGAAAGGGGACCCACTGGAAACAGCACGAGTAGCTGGTATCATGGCAGCCAAACGGACAGCCGAGCTGATTCCACTGTGTCACCCGCTGATGCTGACACACATTGACGTGCAATTACAGTTGCAGCAAACCGGCATCGCCATTACCGCAGAAGCCAGCACATCGGCGCAAACAGGCGTTGAGATGGAAGCATTGACCGCTGTAGCGGTGGCGGCGCTGACGCTTTATGACATGTGCAAAGCTGTAGACAAGAACATGGTCATCGGCCAGATTCGGCTGGAGAAAAAAACCGGCGGGCAGTCAGGCGAATATCTCCGAGCTGCGTCCTTGAACGAACCCGAAGTTGAAGTCGGTTGA
- the accC gene encoding acetyl-CoA carboxylase biotin carboxylase subunit, with the protein MFKRVLVANRGEIACRVIWACQELGIETVAVFSEADRDALHVQLADRAICIGPPPASQSYLSIPAVISAAEISDVDAIHPGYGFLAENAHFAEICHACNIKFIGPPPELIRLMGDKARAREAMKAAGLPILPGSDQIVEDYEQALAAIQRIGWPVIIKATAGGGGRGMRIVRSEAELAGALESARAEALAAFGDGGVYIEKYLERPRHIEIQIMADERGHVVHLGERECSIQRRHQKLLEESPSVVMTPEMRAYIGGLAAKAAREVGYTNAGTMEFLFDGEQFYFMEMNTRIQVEHPVTEMVVNADLVRAQIRVAAGEPLEFVQDQVSLWGHAIECRINAEDPETFRPSPGLVTAVTIPGGPGVRIDTALYPGYRVPPYYDSLVAKVIVRGRHREEAIARMKRVLNGFAVEGIKTTIPLHLGILNHPDFIAGNLSTAFMEELFMEVGDAQRR; encoded by the coding sequence ATGTTCAAACGTGTATTAGTAGCCAATCGAGGTGAAATCGCTTGCCGAGTGATTTGGGCCTGTCAGGAGCTGGGCATTGAGACGGTGGCAGTTTTTTCTGAAGCTGACCGTGATGCCTTGCATGTGCAATTGGCTGATCGGGCGATTTGCATCGGGCCGCCTCCGGCGTCACAAAGTTACCTGAGCATTCCGGCGGTGATCAGCGCGGCCGAGATCAGCGACGTGGATGCGATTCATCCGGGCTATGGATTTCTTGCCGAGAACGCGCATTTTGCTGAAATCTGCCATGCTTGCAACATCAAGTTCATCGGTCCTCCGCCGGAACTGATTCGTCTCATGGGTGACAAGGCCCGTGCGCGTGAAGCGATGAAAGCCGCTGGATTACCCATCCTGCCTGGCAGCGATCAGATTGTTGAAGATTATGAGCAGGCGTTGGCGGCGATTCAGCGTATCGGGTGGCCGGTGATCATCAAAGCGACGGCTGGCGGCGGTGGGCGCGGTATGCGTATTGTGCGATCCGAAGCCGAGTTAGCTGGTGCGTTAGAATCGGCTCGCGCTGAAGCTCTCGCTGCATTTGGTGATGGTGGGGTCTACATTGAAAAGTATCTGGAACGCCCGCGACACATTGAAATTCAGATCATGGCTGATGAACGCGGCCACGTCGTGCATCTGGGCGAGCGCGAATGTTCAATTCAGCGTCGGCATCAGAAGCTACTGGAGGAATCGCCCTCGGTTGTCATGACGCCTGAGATGCGCGCCTACATTGGCGGATTGGCCGCCAAAGCGGCGCGCGAAGTTGGTTATACGAATGCGGGCACGATGGAATTTTTGTTTGACGGCGAGCAGTTTTACTTCATGGAGATGAACACGCGGATTCAGGTGGAGCACCCGGTGACTGAGATGGTGGTCAATGCTGATTTGGTGCGGGCGCAAATACGCGTGGCGGCGGGCGAGCCACTGGAGTTTGTCCAAGATCAAGTGTCGTTGTGGGGGCATGCGATTGAATGTCGCATCAATGCTGAAGACCCGGAGACATTTCGTCCATCGCCTGGGCTGGTAACGGCGGTGACGATCCCAGGTGGGCCGGGTGTGCGGATTGATACGGCGCTATATCCTGGCTACAGGGTTCCGCCGTATTACGATTCGCTCGTTGCGAAGGTGATTGTGCGCGGTCGTCATCGGGAGGAAGCGATTGCGCGGATGAAGCGAGTGCTGAACGGATTTGCTGTGGAAGGGATCAAGACGACGATTCCGCTGCATCTGGGGATATTGAATCATCCGGATTTCATCGCCGGCAACTTGTCGACTGCTTTTATGGAAGAGTTGTTCATGGAGGTTGGAGACGCCCAGAGACGATGA
- the accB gene encoding acetyl-CoA carboxylase biotin carboxyl carrier protein produces MDLNEIKQLIRLVDEKRFAEFELERGDFRLRIKRMHTPPPPPAAGPAPAPPMPMVASGPVVSPATADVVPTQQPVPALQPETTGVVADVDLHLIRSPMVGTFYRSPSPTAAPFVQVGDRVERGTVLCIVEAMKLMNEVPSDVAGEVMSILVENGQPVEYGQPLFAIKPSS; encoded by the coding sequence ATGGACTTAAACGAGATCAAACAACTCATTCGGTTGGTAGACGAAAAACGATTTGCCGAATTCGAACTGGAGCGCGGTGATTTCAGGCTGCGCATCAAGCGAATGCACACGCCACCGCCGCCACCTGCGGCAGGGCCGGCCCCTGCGCCACCGATGCCGATGGTGGCATCCGGGCCTGTTGTGTCACCGGCGACAGCAGACGTGGTCCCGACGCAACAACCCGTGCCGGCTTTGCAACCGGAAACAACCGGCGTTGTGGCTGATGTTGACCTGCACTTGATTCGCTCGCCGATGGTCGGCACATTTTATCGCTCGCCGAGTCCCACAGCAGCGCCATTTGTGCAGGTTGGCGACCGTGTTGAACGTGGTACGGTCCTCTGCATCGTCGAGGCGATGAAGTTGATGAACGAAGTGCCTTCAGATGTGGCCGGCGAGGTGATGAGTATACTTGTGGAAAACGGCCAGCCGGTTGAATACGGCCAGCCATTGTTTGCAATCAAACCGAGTTCGTGA
- a CDS encoding Xaa-Pro peptidase family protein, with protein MNQQPSTQQSQSTRERQERVRQQMQQLRLDALLVTETPNIRYLTGFTGSTAMLLLSLAETVLITDSRYLTQASQQVANPIVLVEESYFKTVGQVIERAHVQRVGFESAALTYQQLNHLLSQVEGNVHWVPTSQIVESLRMVKEPEEVQRLRRAIELTAEVFQTLIDQIKPGVRECELAAELEYRLRQRGAEKMSFDTIVASGERSAMPHGVASDKRIGQGFIVFDFGIVLDGYCSDMTRTVYVGTPDARARQIYQTVLQAQLHCEENMRAGMECKAIDALARDVITAAGFGDQYRHSTGHGIGLQVHEAPRLAKTADGRVPAGAVVTVEPGIYLPEWGGVRIEDMVLVMETGCQVLTPASKELIVL; from the coding sequence ATGAACCAGCAGCCATCAACGCAGCAAAGTCAATCAACGCGTGAACGTCAAGAGCGCGTCCGCCAGCAGATGCAACAGCTACGCTTGGATGCGCTGTTGGTCACAGAAACGCCTAATATCCGCTATCTGACGGGCTTTACCGGCAGCACGGCGATGCTGTTGCTTTCGCTGGCGGAGACCGTATTGATCACCGATTCGCGCTACCTGACTCAAGCCAGTCAGCAAGTCGCAAACCCGATTGTTCTTGTGGAAGAATCCTATTTCAAGACGGTCGGGCAGGTGATTGAGCGCGCTCACGTGCAACGAGTTGGATTCGAGTCAGCGGCTCTCACCTATCAGCAACTCAATCACCTGTTGTCACAGGTGGAAGGAAACGTTCATTGGGTGCCGACCAGCCAGATTGTGGAATCGCTGCGTATGGTCAAAGAGCCGGAAGAAGTGCAGCGGCTTCGTCGGGCGATTGAGCTAACCGCAGAGGTTTTTCAGACATTGATTGATCAGATCAAGCCCGGTGTGCGGGAGTGCGAGTTGGCAGCAGAGCTGGAATATCGTTTGCGCCAACGTGGCGCTGAGAAAATGTCGTTTGATACGATTGTCGCGTCGGGTGAGCGTTCGGCTATGCCGCACGGTGTAGCATCAGACAAACGGATTGGCCAGGGATTCATCGTCTTCGATTTTGGCATCGTGCTGGACGGTTATTGCAGCGACATGACCCGAACCGTGTATGTTGGCACGCCGGATGCTCGCGCCCGGCAGATCTATCAAACAGTCTTGCAAGCGCAACTTCATTGCGAAGAAAATATGCGCGCCGGCATGGAATGCAAGGCGATTGATGCGCTGGCCCGTGATGTCATTACTGCTGCTGGCTTTGGTGATCAGTATCGGCATAGCACAGGGCATGGTATCGGGCTGCAAGTGCACGAAGCGCCGCGCTTGGCCAAGACAGCCGATGGGCGGGTGCCGGCGGGCGCTGTGGTGACGGTCGAGCCGGGTATTTATCTGCCCGAATGGGGTGGCGTTCGCATTGAAGACATGGTGTTGGTGATGGAGACAGGTTGCCAGGTCTTGACACCCGCATCGAAGGAATTGATCGTGTTGTAG
- the rplQ gene encoding 50S ribosomal protein L17, producing the protein MRHRVAHRKLGRTSEHRKALLRNLCTSLMIKERVITTLAKAKELRPFAERAITLAKRGLAAQTPAQTLNYRRLAARYFIGGHGEIRFKPHGGSKRIIDRTGAPLALKKLFDEIGPRFMERPGGYTRIVKLGWRKGDGADMALIELVDRPATTKDDKKKQTR; encoded by the coding sequence ATGAGACACAGGGTGGCACATCGCAAACTGGGACGCACGTCGGAGCATCGCAAGGCGCTGCTTCGCAACCTATGTACCTCGTTGATGATTAAAGAGCGAGTCATCACCACGCTGGCCAAGGCCAAAGAACTCCGTCCATTTGCCGAACGCGCCATTACGCTGGCCAAGCGCGGCCTGGCAGCTCAGACGCCGGCACAAACGCTCAATTACCGACGGCTGGCGGCCCGCTATTTCATCGGCGGCCACGGCGAGATTCGTTTCAAGCCTCATGGCGGTTCAAAGCGAATCATTGACCGGACCGGCGCGCCGCTGGCGCTGAAAAAGCTGTTTGATGAAATCGGGCCTCGCTTTATGGAGCGTCCGGGCGGTTACACGCGCATTGTCAAACTCGGTTGGCGCAAAGGCGATGGCGCGGATATGGCATTGATTGAGTTGGTTGACAGGCCGGCCACTACCAAAGACGACAAGAAGAAACAGACTCGCTAA
- a CDS encoding DNA-directed RNA polymerase subunit alpha — MQYWVGFQKPKRLACEQETLTDRYGKFYAQPFERGFGTTVGNSIRRALLSSIEGPAITAVRIEGVLHEFSPIPGVVEDATDVILNLKRIPFRMHGPGPKTIRAVRLEPGKMYSRDIETDSDVEVLDPDIYIGTVAEGGSLNIEMRLKWGRGYVPAEQNFDDDLPVGYIPVDSVHSPVRKVNCRVEPARLGQATDYDKLTIEVWTNGAIHPADAIGIAAKTVKDHMVIFINFEEEEPEEVVPEPITEKPSISAELLNRSIDEIELSVRAFNCLKNANITTIRDLVKKTESDMLKMKNFGRKSLNEVKDVLAKMGLGLGMVIDETGQAADRRA, encoded by the coding sequence ATGCAATACTGGGTCGGGTTCCAGAAACCGAAGCGTTTAGCTTGTGAGCAAGAAACCCTGACGGATCGCTATGGCAAGTTTTATGCCCAGCCATTTGAGCGCGGATTTGGCACGACGGTGGGCAACAGCATCCGACGCGCGTTGCTGTCGTCCATCGAAGGGCCGGCCATTACGGCCGTGCGCATTGAGGGCGTTCTGCACGAGTTTTCACCAATCCCCGGCGTCGTCGAAGATGCCACCGATGTGATCCTCAATTTGAAGCGCATTCCATTTCGTATGCACGGGCCGGGGCCTAAGACTATACGGGCCGTGCGCCTGGAGCCGGGCAAAATGTATTCGCGTGATATTGAAACGGACAGCGACGTGGAAGTCTTAGACCCGGATATCTACATTGGCACTGTGGCCGAAGGCGGCTCGCTCAACATTGAAATGCGACTCAAGTGGGGACGCGGCTACGTTCCCGCTGAGCAGAACTTCGATGACGATTTGCCGGTCGGCTATATTCCGGTGGATTCCGTTCATTCGCCGGTGCGCAAGGTCAATTGCCGGGTTGAACCGGCCCGCTTGGGTCAAGCGACCGATTACGACAAATTGACCATTGAAGTGTGGACAAACGGCGCTATCCATCCGGCTGATGCAATCGGCATCGCCGCCAAGACAGTCAAAGATCACATGGTCATCTTCATCAACTTTGAAGAAGAAGAGCCGGAAGAGGTGGTGCCCGAACCGATCACCGAAAAACCATCAATCTCGGCCGAGCTGTTGAACCGCTCGATTGATGAAATCGAATTGTCGGTGCGCGCCTTCAATTGTCTGAAGAACGCCAATATCACCACCATCCGAGACTTGGTGAAAAAAACAGAGAGCGACATGTTGAAGATGAAGAATTTTGGCCGCAAGTCGCTCAATGAAGTCAAGGATGTGTTGGCCAAAATGGGGCTTGGGCTGGGCATGGTGATTGATGAGACCGGGCAAGCGGCCGACCGTCGCGCTTGA
- the rpsD gene encoding 30S ribosomal protein S4: MAAYRDAKCRLCRREGMKLFLKGERCYKPSCAIDKRGTFPPGQHGRMARRARLIGYGEQLREKQKVRRIYGVLERQFRRYFQRAARQKGVTGENLLMLLERRLDNVVYRLGFAFSRAQARQHVEHGHVMVKRGDVERCVDIPSFQVQPGDEIAIAPRWRQNVHIQEAFQTSGGRGRPAWLQITDAENLRGRVVALPTRDSITQDINEQLIVELYSK, encoded by the coding sequence ATGGCAGCATATCGAGATGCAAAATGTCGGTTATGTCGGCGCGAAGGCATGAAACTGTTTCTCAAAGGAGAACGGTGTTACAAGCCATCGTGCGCGATTGATAAACGAGGCACTTTCCCGCCAGGGCAGCATGGGCGGATGGCGCGTCGCGCGCGTCTGATCGGCTATGGCGAGCAGTTGCGGGAAAAGCAGAAAGTGCGACGCATCTATGGCGTGCTGGAGCGCCAGTTCCGGCGCTACTTTCAGCGCGCGGCGCGGCAAAAGGGTGTGACAGGTGAAAACTTGCTGATGTTGCTGGAACGACGGCTGGATAATGTGGTTTACCGATTGGGATTCGCCTTTTCTCGTGCTCAAGCGCGGCAGCATGTGGAACATGGTCACGTGATGGTCAAGCGCGGTGATGTTGAGCGTTGCGTTGACATCCCCTCGTTCCAGGTGCAACCGGGTGATGAAATCGCCATTGCGCCGCGCTGGCGGCAGAACGTGCACATTCAAGAAGCGTTTCAGACGTCGGGTGGGCGCGGTCGCCCGGCGTGGTTGCAGATTACCGATGCCGAGAACCTGCGCGGGCGTGTCGTCGCCTTACCGACACGGGATTCGATTACACAAGACATTAACGAACAGCTCATTGTTGAGCTGTACTCGAAGTGA
- the rpsK gene encoding 30S ribosomal protein S11, translated as MATQRGRRSGKKREKKVIPQGIVHIKSTFNNTQVTVTDMNGNVLVWTSGGAQGFKGSRKGTPFAAQQAATRAATLAREQFGMRSCEVWIKGPGAGRDSAIRAVHAAGLDVKVIRDVTPIPHNGCRPPKRRRV; from the coding sequence ATGGCGACACAACGAGGACGACGGAGCGGCAAAAAACGGGAAAAGAAAGTCATCCCGCAAGGGATCGTTCATATCAAGTCAACCTTCAATAATACCCAGGTCACGGTCACCGATATGAATGGCAACGTATTGGTATGGACAAGCGGCGGCGCGCAGGGCTTCAAAGGGTCGCGCAAAGGCACGCCGTTTGCCGCTCAACAAGCGGCCACGCGAGCCGCGACGCTGGCGCGTGAACAGTTTGGCATGCGCAGTTGTGAGGTCTGGATCAAAGGACCGGGCGCTGGCCGTGATTCAGCGATTCGCGCTGTCCACGCGGCAGGCCTTGATGTGAAGGTGATTCGTGATGTGACGCCGATCCCACATAATGGCTGTCGTCCACCGAAGCGGCGGCGTGTGTAG